A genomic region of Luteolibacter sp. Y139 contains the following coding sequences:
- a CDS encoding metallophosphoesterase family protein, producing the protein MKLLFVADLHYALKQFDWLAANAAECDALIIGGDLLDLAGALDTDLQVVVVEKYLHKLSKLTRLIVSSGNHDGDHHDANGESRAHWIGEMRGDRLHVDGDSLDVAGMRITVCPWWDGPVSRAEVEQQLIAAVPPPGTPWVWVYHAAPEGPLSWTGKQFIGDATLTEWIARFSPSIVLSGHIHNAPFYAQGSWIDRIGETWAFNPGKQIGASPTALRFDLDRQEVSWHSVEGVEERSLVG; encoded by the coding sequence ATGAAGCTCCTGTTCGTCGCCGACCTGCACTATGCGCTCAAGCAGTTCGATTGGCTGGCCGCGAATGCCGCCGAGTGTGACGCGCTGATCATCGGCGGCGATTTGCTCGACCTCGCCGGGGCACTGGATACGGATCTCCAGGTGGTGGTGGTGGAAAAGTATCTCCATAAGCTCAGCAAGCTCACCCGCCTCATTGTCAGCTCGGGCAATCACGATGGAGACCACCACGATGCCAACGGCGAGTCGCGTGCGCACTGGATCGGCGAGATGAGAGGCGACCGGCTGCACGTTGATGGCGACTCGCTGGATGTGGCGGGCATGCGCATCACCGTTTGCCCGTGGTGGGATGGTCCGGTGAGCCGGGCGGAGGTGGAGCAGCAATTGATCGCCGCCGTGCCGCCACCGGGGACGCCGTGGGTGTGGGTCTATCACGCGGCGCCGGAAGGTCCGTTGAGCTGGACGGGCAAGCAGTTCATAGGCGACGCGACACTGACCGAGTGGATCGCGCGCTTTTCACCAAGCATTGTCCTATCGGGGCATATCCATAATGCGCCCTTTTATGCGCAGGGCTCGTGGATCGATCGGATCGGCGAGACGTGGGCCTTCAATCCTGGAAAGCAAATCGGGGCGAGCCCGACGGCGCTACGCTTTGACTTGGACCGGCAGGAGGTGAGCTGGCACTCGGTCGAGGGTGTGGAGGAGCGGAGCTTGGTGGGGTAG
- a CDS encoding Crp/Fnr family transcriptional regulator codes for MSSSPLSELPAIGFLAEMDASHREFLASFGKFVRPHDGESLIEEGKPQHNLYLILSGMLHVVSHAGGRNILVATLGSGDSLGEVNVFDPGTASASVIARSECLIWQISETELASLFEADPVVGIEFMKGLLRLEGKRIRAMNAKLADSEEKSALHSFWRPTA; via the coding sequence ATGAGTTCGTCTCCCCTTTCGGAACTGCCCGCCATCGGCTTCCTCGCCGAGATGGATGCCTCCCACCGCGAGTTTCTCGCGTCCTTCGGTAAATTCGTCCGCCCGCATGATGGCGAGTCGCTGATCGAAGAAGGCAAGCCACAGCACAATCTCTACCTCATCCTGTCCGGCATGCTGCACGTGGTGTCGCATGCGGGCGGCCGGAATATCCTCGTCGCCACGCTCGGATCGGGCGATTCGCTGGGCGAGGTCAATGTCTTCGATCCCGGCACCGCCAGCGCTTCGGTCATCGCGCGCAGTGAGTGCCTGATCTGGCAGATTTCGGAAACCGAGTTGGCATCCTTGTTCGAGGCTGACCCGGTGGTCGGCATCGAGTTCATGAAGGGCCTGCTCCGCCTCGAAGGAAAGCGGATCCGCGCCATGAATGCCAAACTCGCCGACTCGGAAGAGAAGTCGGCGCTGCATAGCTTCTGGAGACCGACTGCGTGA
- a CDS encoding Crp/Fnr family transcriptional regulator, with amino-acid sequence MNPFLDIIAGHPVRELAAGEFVLKQDEPCPSLYVLLEGEVEVLRDDVRVAKISEVGAVFGEMSLLLGGPCTASVRTLTAARITTVDEPRAFLASSPAACLHIAELLAHRIDALNHYLVDVKHQYEGNDHIGMVDDVLSTLMHRHPKRKTKN; translated from the coding sequence ATGAACCCGTTCCTCGACATCATCGCCGGCCACCCGGTCCGCGAACTCGCGGCGGGCGAGTTCGTGCTGAAGCAGGATGAACCCTGCCCTTCCCTCTACGTCTTGCTTGAGGGCGAGGTGGAAGTGCTGCGTGACGACGTCCGCGTCGCGAAGATCTCCGAAGTCGGTGCCGTCTTCGGGGAAATGTCGCTGCTCCTCGGTGGTCCCTGTACCGCCAGCGTGAGGACCTTGACCGCAGCACGGATCACCACCGTCGACGAACCCCGAGCCTTCCTCGCCAGCTCACCGGCCGCCTGCCTGCACATCGCGGAGCTGCTGGCCCATCGCATTGATGCGCTCAATCACTACCTCGTGGACGTGAAACATCAGTACGAAGGCAACGATCATATCGGCATGGTGGACGATGTGCTCAGCACCCTGATGCACCGCCATCCAAAGCGTAAGACGAAGAACTGA
- the glsA gene encoding glutaminase A produces MKSPVTQVLRTLHQRYAPVSEGKVADYIPELAKADPNLFGICIATRDGHLYEVGDTRHKFTIQSISKALSYGLALEDRGEEHVISRIGVEPSGDAFNAISLKPGNGAPFNPMINAGAIATCGQVLKKDGLSRIDRIREYLSRCAIGQLDIDQQIYQSESQTGHRNRAIGWMLRNFDIIDEEPRDILETYFQQCSLRVTCADLAVMGATLANQGCNPVTGERAIAHEYVDNVLGVMASCGMYDWSGEWIYRVGLPAKSGVGGGILAVLPGQLGIGVFSPPLDEQGNSVRGIKVCMDLARELSLHMFNPSAVPQPALRRSYNASQVNSRRRLPAPVFKALRSYGDRIRVMELQGPLLFSTFEPVIRELVKQAAYCQHIILNFANVFSVDGVSLRMLRDVRAQLEDVGVRLLCCHAGRHGKVLEVAGLGNDALFPSEDAALEFCEDAVLERVMPNHVPDAPPVPLSKCSLFSTCDEKELQLLEKRMEHREFKADETIIHTGGTADELFVLTDGTVEVRLLLGNNRYQRLDVFSAGMSFGELAFLDGSPRSADVVTTAPVTCRVIQRALFDEMGHEYPALKAKILKQFALLLCERLRQANIEISALRG; encoded by the coding sequence ATGAAATCCCCTGTAACCCAAGTTCTCAGAACCCTCCACCAGCGCTACGCCCCGGTCAGCGAGGGGAAGGTGGCCGACTATATCCCGGAACTCGCCAAGGCCGACCCGAACCTCTTCGGCATCTGCATCGCGACGCGTGACGGACACCTCTACGAGGTCGGCGACACGCGGCACAAGTTCACCATCCAATCGATCTCGAAGGCGCTGTCCTACGGCCTGGCCCTTGAAGACCGCGGTGAAGAACATGTGATTTCGCGGATCGGCGTGGAGCCCTCGGGCGATGCCTTCAATGCCATCAGCCTGAAACCCGGCAACGGCGCGCCCTTCAACCCGATGATCAATGCCGGGGCGATCGCGACCTGCGGGCAGGTCCTTAAGAAAGACGGCCTGTCTCGCATCGACCGCATCCGCGAGTACTTGTCTCGCTGCGCGATCGGCCAGCTCGACATTGACCAGCAGATCTATCAGTCCGAAAGCCAGACCGGCCACCGCAACCGGGCGATCGGCTGGATGCTGCGGAATTTCGACATTATCGACGAAGAACCCCGCGACATCCTGGAAACCTATTTTCAACAATGCTCGCTGCGCGTGACCTGCGCCGACCTCGCGGTGATGGGTGCCACGCTCGCCAACCAGGGTTGCAATCCCGTTACCGGCGAGCGGGCCATCGCCCATGAGTATGTGGACAATGTTCTCGGCGTGATGGCGAGCTGCGGGATGTACGATTGGTCCGGCGAGTGGATCTACCGGGTCGGCCTACCGGCCAAGAGCGGCGTCGGCGGCGGCATCCTCGCGGTGCTGCCCGGCCAGCTCGGCATCGGCGTCTTTTCCCCGCCGCTCGATGAGCAGGGCAACAGCGTCCGCGGCATCAAGGTCTGCATGGACCTCGCCCGCGAGCTCTCGCTGCACATGTTCAATCCCAGCGCGGTGCCGCAGCCAGCCCTGCGGCGCAGCTACAATGCCTCGCAGGTGAATTCGCGGCGGCGCTTGCCTGCTCCCGTTTTCAAGGCCCTGCGCAGCTACGGCGACCGCATCCGCGTCATGGAGCTCCAGGGGCCGCTGCTGTTCTCGACCTTCGAGCCCGTGATCCGGGAGCTGGTGAAGCAGGCCGCCTATTGCCAGCACATCATCCTGAACTTCGCCAATGTCTTCTCCGTGGACGGTGTTTCGCTGCGCATGCTCCGTGATGTGCGCGCGCAGCTCGAAGACGTCGGCGTGCGACTGCTCTGCTGCCATGCCGGTCGCCACGGCAAGGTACTGGAGGTCGCCGGGCTCGGCAATGACGCGCTTTTCCCGAGCGAAGACGCCGCGCTCGAGTTCTGCGAGGACGCCGTGCTGGAGAGGGTGATGCCGAACCACGTGCCCGACGCACCACCGGTGCCTCTATCCAAGTGCTCGCTGTTTTCGACCTGCGATGAAAAGGAGCTGCAGCTTCTGGAAAAGCGCATGGAGCATCGCGAATTCAAGGCGGACGAAACGATCATCCACACCGGCGGCACGGCCGATGAGCTTTTCGTGCTGACCGATGGCACCGTGGAAGTCCGGTTGCTGTTAGGAAACAACCGCTACCAGCGTCTCGATGTCTTCTCCGCCGGCATGAGCTTCGGCGAACTCGCCTTCCTCGATGGCTCACCGCGCTCGGCCGATGTCGTGACCACGGCACCGGTCACCTGCCGCGTCATCCAGCGCGCGCTCTTCGATGAGATGGGCCACGAGTATCCAGCCTTGAAAGCCAAGATCCTGAAACAATTCGCCCTGCTGCTCTGCGAACGGCTGCGGCAGGCCAATATCGAGATCTCCGCCTTACGAGGTTGA
- a CDS encoding DUF3307 domain-containing protein: MSILLQSGPLALFFAFAISHALADFPLQGDYLARTKQRKQAGTLAEWLISLTAHSLIHAGGVWLVSGSVILGATELALHWLIDLGKGEGWYGYVTDQVLHISCKAIYVVLLAKGLIAV, from the coding sequence GTGAGCATCCTCCTCCAGAGCGGACCGCTCGCCCTGTTTTTCGCGTTCGCCATTTCGCACGCGCTGGCGGACTTCCCGCTCCAAGGCGACTACCTGGCCCGCACCAAGCAGCGCAAGCAGGCGGGCACGCTTGCCGAGTGGCTGATCTCCCTTACGGCCCACTCGCTCATCCACGCAGGCGGCGTCTGGCTCGTCTCCGGCAGCGTGATCCTCGGCGCGACGGAGCTGGCGCTCCACTGGCTCATCGATCTCGGCAAGGGCGAGGGATGGTATGGCTACGTTACCGATCAAGTCCTCCACATCAGCTGCAAGGCCATCTACGTAGTCCTCCTGGCGAAAGGACTGATCGCCGTCTGA
- a CDS encoding cation:proton antiporter → MDHGIVTDIATCIIAAWVVGVVCRVVRQPLLIAYLVAGFVIGPHGLRFITDRESVQTISEIGLALLLFMIGLEMDLKKMLGSGKAITVTALVQIFGGVGLGWLLFSWLGPGASKLEALYLAVAAAMSSTVIIVKLLHDKRELETLAGRITVGILVLQDVFVILFLAVQPNLKDPAFTPLAVAFGKVALLVGVAYTVSRFVLPPVFKLVARQPELVLVGALAWCFAMAGFASYLGLSREMGALLAGVLLSTFPYTLDVVAKVTSIRDFFVTLFFVALGMIIPMPTWDYLLWMLVFSAVLIITRVVSVIPVLLKLGLGHRMSLVPAINLSQLSELALVLLAIGKGSGDVSERTISITAFAFAFLAVGSTYGILRNDGIVRRVSPWLAKLGVPDLPEGSAEAGHDHSGGTIFVLGFLWTASSMVEEIERERPTLLPRLRVIDFNPETVAKLRARGITVIYGDVSQRDVLEHAGIGDAEVIVCSLSDSVLRGSTNLRLLRQVRSLNERAEIIVHAERLDDASTLYAAGASYVVSPRLLEARELLEVLDAVDNHLIAEKTCEQLARLENRSEVIP, encoded by the coding sequence GTGGACCACGGAATCGTCACTGACATCGCGACGTGCATTATCGCCGCCTGGGTGGTGGGGGTGGTGTGTCGGGTGGTCCGGCAGCCGTTGCTGATCGCGTATTTGGTCGCGGGGTTTGTGATCGGGCCGCATGGGCTGCGATTCATCACGGACCGGGAGTCGGTGCAGACGATCTCGGAGATCGGGCTGGCGCTGCTGCTGTTCATGATCGGGCTGGAGATGGACCTGAAGAAGATGCTCGGGTCCGGGAAGGCGATCACGGTCACGGCGCTGGTGCAGATCTTCGGCGGCGTGGGCTTGGGATGGCTGCTTTTCAGCTGGTTGGGCCCCGGGGCGAGCAAGCTGGAAGCGCTCTACCTGGCGGTGGCGGCGGCGATGAGCAGCACGGTCATCATCGTGAAGCTGCTGCACGACAAGCGCGAGCTGGAGACCCTCGCCGGGCGTATCACGGTCGGCATCCTGGTGCTGCAGGACGTGTTCGTGATCCTGTTTCTCGCGGTCCAGCCGAACCTGAAGGATCCCGCGTTCACGCCGTTGGCCGTCGCATTCGGCAAGGTGGCGCTGCTGGTGGGCGTGGCCTACACGGTCAGCCGCTTCGTGCTGCCGCCGGTGTTCAAGCTGGTGGCCCGGCAGCCGGAGTTGGTGCTGGTGGGTGCATTGGCGTGGTGCTTTGCGATGGCCGGCTTCGCGAGCTACCTCGGCTTGTCGCGGGAGATGGGTGCGCTGCTTGCCGGGGTCTTGCTGTCCACCTTCCCTTACACGCTTGATGTGGTGGCGAAGGTCACCAGCATCCGTGATTTCTTCGTCACGCTGTTCTTCGTCGCGCTCGGGATGATCATTCCGATGCCGACATGGGACTACCTGTTGTGGATGCTGGTCTTCAGCGCGGTGCTCATCATTACCCGAGTGGTGAGCGTGATTCCAGTGCTGCTGAAACTGGGCCTGGGGCATCGCATGAGCCTGGTGCCGGCCATCAATCTCAGCCAGCTCAGCGAGCTGGCGCTGGTGCTGCTCGCGATCGGCAAAGGGAGCGGCGATGTCTCCGAGCGGACCATCAGCATCACCGCCTTCGCCTTCGCCTTCCTCGCGGTGGGCTCGACCTATGGGATCTTGAGAAACGATGGCATCGTGCGGCGCGTCTCTCCATGGCTCGCGAAACTCGGGGTGCCGGACTTGCCGGAAGGCAGCGCTGAAGCGGGCCACGACCATTCGGGAGGCACCATTTTCGTGCTCGGGTTCCTGTGGACCGCGAGTTCCATGGTGGAGGAGATCGAGCGCGAGCGGCCGACGCTGCTGCCGCGGCTGCGGGTGATCGATTTCAATCCCGAGACGGTGGCGAAACTGCGCGCGCGCGGGATCACGGTGATCTATGGCGATGTCAGCCAGCGCGATGTCCTGGAGCACGCCGGCATCGGCGATGCGGAGGTGATCGTCTGTTCGCTCTCCGACAGCGTGCTGCGTGGCTCGACCAATCTCCGACTGCTGCGGCAGGTGCGCTCGTTGAATGAACGCGCCGAGATCATCGTGCATGCCGAGCGGCTCGACGACGCGTCCACGCTTTACGCTGCCGGAGCCAGCTATGTGGTCTCTCCGCGGCTGCTGGAGGCGCGCGAACTGCTCGAGGTCTTGGATGCGGTGGACAACCACCTCATCGCCGAGAAGACATGCGAACAGCTTGCACGCCTGGAGAATCGGAGTGAAGTGATCCCCTGA
- a CDS encoding PDZ domain-containing protein, producing the protein MIGITRLNLSAVVLASSLWSLIPAVRAEKPSAVEAAGQKESFKEVLFQAEYDRRVARLDQSRLDPAKVAASKLPDFGVIVNDVTAGSQADKAGLKAGWIIDKYNGEDQWNHRQRFPTPPGAKPRREVEAVSPDGERKTFQFEAGLLGFNSSNAHRPEQYLLRQAPRGAWDRDMLVAVQAWHSGDRELLETALAQAVKKGMPANSFSRYYGAILSLDRGDQAGAKSLLDQVLAEVAKDGEIPRFYRSGIRTLALGMGDYALLRKGIAELDGFREELQAEMIGPWEEWAKSAPKESLVSRIKTKEKADLLPSIVTVKDGWERFYRIDDPAGFKDGTHFAQKPLPDYDDYCFAPEKPVKDVVWEIRGGYGDIQAPGTFNEIAFYLVDLKKRKAAAEDGRYSIPLWTVAGLRLRNDVKDGRTLYLSAGINPIEIPTQRSLPLLNEVQTGELVKQIKEGKAAPIADRKRGFVIQLIRLGKEAEVVVNGVPYLRLPVDPSVGELGCVVHSAGMAVAIDGMKFEELK; encoded by the coding sequence CGCCTGAATCTTTCCGCTGTGGTGCTGGCTTCTTCACTTTGGAGCCTCATCCCGGCGGTCCGGGCTGAAAAACCGTCGGCTGTGGAAGCAGCCGGGCAAAAGGAATCCTTCAAGGAGGTTCTTTTCCAAGCCGAGTATGACCGGCGCGTGGCTCGCCTCGATCAGAGCAGGCTCGACCCGGCGAAGGTCGCGGCTTCAAAGCTTCCGGACTTCGGGGTGATTGTGAACGACGTGACAGCGGGAAGCCAAGCGGACAAGGCGGGTCTGAAAGCGGGCTGGATCATCGACAAGTACAACGGCGAGGATCAATGGAATCATCGCCAGCGTTTTCCAACACCGCCGGGTGCCAAGCCACGCCGCGAAGTGGAGGCGGTTTCTCCTGACGGCGAGCGAAAGACGTTTCAATTCGAGGCCGGGCTGTTGGGCTTCAATTCGAGCAATGCCCATCGCCCGGAACAGTATCTATTGCGGCAGGCCCCTAGAGGGGCGTGGGATCGCGACATGCTTGTGGCGGTGCAGGCATGGCATTCCGGCGATCGTGAATTGCTGGAGACCGCGCTCGCCCAGGCGGTGAAGAAGGGAATGCCAGCGAATTCATTTTCCCGCTACTATGGTGCGATCCTCTCCCTCGACCGTGGGGATCAGGCGGGAGCCAAGAGTTTGTTGGATCAGGTGCTTGCCGAGGTGGCCAAGGACGGAGAGATCCCGCGCTTCTACCGATCCGGTATCAGGACGCTTGCGCTCGGCATGGGCGACTACGCGCTGCTTCGGAAGGGCATCGCGGAGCTGGATGGCTTTCGCGAGGAACTGCAGGCGGAGATGATCGGGCCTTGGGAGGAATGGGCCAAGTCGGCACCCAAGGAGTCACTGGTTTCACGCATCAAGACGAAGGAGAAGGCAGACCTTCTGCCAAGCATCGTCACCGTAAAGGATGGTTGGGAGCGCTTCTATCGCATTGATGACCCTGCGGGATTCAAGGATGGCACCCACTTCGCGCAAAAGCCACTGCCGGACTACGACGACTATTGCTTTGCCCCGGAGAAGCCGGTGAAGGACGTGGTCTGGGAAATCCGCGGTGGCTATGGTGATATCCAGGCACCGGGGACCTTCAATGAGATCGCGTTCTATCTGGTCGATTTGAAGAAGAGAAAGGCGGCGGCGGAAGACGGGCGGTATTCGATTCCGCTATGGACGGTCGCAGGCCTGCGCCTGAGGAATGATGTGAAGGACGGCCGCACCCTCTACCTCAGTGCGGGCATCAATCCGATCGAGATTCCCACCCAGAGATCGCTGCCGCTTCTCAATGAAGTGCAGACGGGCGAGTTGGTGAAACAGATCAAGGAAGGGAAGGCCGCGCCGATCGCCGATCGGAAGCGGGGGTTCGTCATCCAATTGATCCGCTTGGGGAAAGAAGCGGAAGTGGTGGTGAACGGAGTGCCCTACCTGCGCCTGCCAGTGGATCCTTCCGTTGGAGAGCTGGGCTGCGTCGTGCACAGTGCAGGCATGGCGGTGGCGATCGACGGAATGAAGTTTGAAGAGCTGAAATAA